GGCCCACCGCCGAGCCTAAGAGATAATGGGTCGTGTCCACGTTCGTCACCCAGTCGCGGATGGCTTCGTTGGTCGCGTCTTTGAGCGTCTTGGAACCGGAATGCACGGGCACGACTTCCGCGCCGAGCAATTTCATTTTATAAACGTTCAGCGCCTGGCGTTCCACGTCGAGCGCGCCCATGTACACGACGCATTTCAGGCCGAAGACGCGGCAAGCGGTCGCCGTGGCGACCCCATGCTGTCCTGCGCCCGTTTCCGCGACAATGCGTTTTTTGCCAAGTTTCAAAGCCAGCAGCCCCTGCCCAATCGTATTGTTGATCTTGTGCGCCCCTGTGTGGCAAAGATCTTCCCGCTTGAAAAAAATGCGGGCGCGGCCGAAGTGACGTGTCAGATTCCGGGCCTCGTAAACCGGCGTGGGACGTCCGGCGTAATGGTTGAAGTAATACGTCAGATCGCGCTGGTACGCTTTGTCTTTTTTCAGTTCCGCATACGCGGCCTTGAGCTCTTCGAGCGCTTTCACCAGCGTCTCAGGCACGTAGCGGCCGCCGTAATCGCCGAAATATCCCTGCGCATCCGCGCCGAATTTTTTTTGTTTTAACGCCATAAATTTTCCTTTATGAAAGTTTCGAGACTTCTTCGATGTCTTTGTTCTGGACCCATCCGCTTTCCAGATTCACGAGAAGGACGCGGCTCCAATCCTTGCGCGTGTCCACGACGTAGGCCTTGAGCCCCTGCCCCAGTCGGAACGAGACCTGAGAATCCAGCGAAGGCCCGAAGCGCACCTCGGCTTCCTTGGCCGTCACGATCGCATCGCGCATCATGTGGGTTTCCACGCTCTTTCCGCCGGCCAGCACGAGGCCCACGGACAAAAATGCGAGCAGCGTTTTCCGGAACCAGCCCCACGGCTCGCCGCGGCGGTAATTCAGGGAAAAGATCCAACTCGAAAGAAACAGGAAAGCCGCGGCAAACAACAGAAGGTTCGTTTCTTTTTCCCGGAAATAATTCAGGACTTCCTCTCCCGCTTTCACGTACCAGTTGCGCTTGTCGTCGACGTGGTATTCGAGCAGGCTGTTGGCGTAATCCAGATTGTGCCGCACGTCCGGGTCTCGCGGCGCTTTGAGCTTGGCTCTTTCGTAAGCCAGGATGGCGCCGCCCAGATCGCCGTCCTTGAAAAGGCTGTTGCCCAGGTCGTAGGAAAAAACAGCGGCCGTGGGATATTGATGCTGGAGCTTGCGGTACATGTCCGCGGCTTCCTTGAAATGGTTTTGCCGGAAGGCTTCGTTCGCCCGCTCAAAAAGCATCACGTCGTCGGAAGCCATCGCCGCCGCGGGCAGCGCGCGGGCGCCGAGAACGAACGCGAGCACGGCAAGGGCCTTGAATAAGCGCGGAGCATTCAGCGGCATATTTTCTCCATCCTCTGGACCGACTTGCGGATGACATCCAAGGCGCGGTGTTTGATTTCCTTGTCCACCTTGACCATGCCGAAACGCGATTCGTCGAAGATATTGTAGAGATCCATGATTTCTTTATAAAGCGGGTCCTGCGTGCCCAGCCTCTTGGCCAATTCGCGCTCCACTTCCATGCGCGTGCCTCCGAGCGCGGACAGATTGAATTTGTCGGCGAGGTATTGTGTGAGCACCTTGTCCGCTTCCTGAAAAAAAACGCGGCCGGTTTCGTCTTTGGCGTCGTTCATGAGCGGCCTCAGCTTCCCGGCCTTCGACAGGGCCTGCGACTTGGCCTGGCGCCGGCGGCGAAGCGCATTGTCTTTTTCGTAAATACGCTCGGTCCGGTGCTGTAGAAACGTCAGGATCAGCCAGGCCGCCATGAGAATGTCGAGCCCGAGCATAAGATAGTAAAGTCCGGACACGATCGTTTCCGTCCGCTCGTCCGGCAGGCGTTCGTGGATGTAGCGGATGTCCTGGCCTTCGGCCTTCACGTCCTTTTTGAAGACGTCCTGTTTGCTCAATTCGCGCGGGATTTCGAAAGGCTTGTCCGAAGGCTTGACGTCCAGTTTGAATTCCGGCGTCTTCAGGGGCACGTAGCGCTGGGCCTGCGGATTGAAGAAGCTGAACTCCACGGGCGGGATCGTCATGCTGCCCGCTTTTTTCGGGATGAACACCACTTCGAAGGTTTTCTTGCCTCCGATCACGACGCCGCTTTTGTAAAGCTGGGTGGACGCGTCGCCGTCGTAGACCTTGAAGTCCGGAAACTCCGGAAGGTTGGGCCGGTTCATGGTCTCGAGATTGCCCTGGCCTTCCAGGACGAGCGTCATGGTCACGGGCTCGTTCTGCTGCACCGAAGTCTTGTCGAGCGTCGCGGTCATCTTGAAATCGCCCACGGCGCCGGAAAAGCTCGCGGGCTTTCCCTGCTCGGGAAGCGGCTTCACCTTGATCTGGATGGGCTGGGGCGTGAGCAGCCGGTTCTCGCGCCGCGCAAAAAAGCTGCCGCCGCTGAAAAAACTGTCGTCGAAGAAATCGTCGAAGATGCTGGTCTGCTGCGGCTGCTGGCGGATGGACGCGCGGATCACGCCGGGTTTCACCGTGTAATCGGCCGCGGACGTCGGAAAAAGCGCGATCTTGCGGATATCGGCCTTCACATAGCGCTTGCCGTTCACGGTGACAGTTTCCCTTTCCACTTCGCGCTCCATGGGAAATTCCTCGATCCAGAAGCCGCTGATTTCCGGTTCCTGCTCGAAGCCTTCGTAGCGCGTGTCGTAGCGCGTGTAAAGCGAGTAAGTCAGCAGCACCTGCTGATTGGGATACACGCTGTTCTTGTCGACCCAGGCCTGGACGAAGATGTTGTCGTCCGCGCCTTCGGTCGTGGGCGTGGGCGGCTGGATCGGTGCTTGGGGCCCGGCATTGGAAACCGGCGCACTCCTCGGGGCGGACGGCGGCGGCGCGTTGAGCGGCTGCAGCATGGGATTGTTCTGCGCGCCCATTTGCGGCGGCGCCTGTCCCTGCGACACGTCGATCGTGATAGGTTCGGTCCGGAAAACGCGGCCCTGGACCGTGACGTCGATGGGATTGAGCGTGAAGTTTCCTGCCGTACGCGGCACGAGCACGTAACTGAATTCCACGGTGGAACTCGAACGGCCGTTCACAAACGTGATGTGGGAGGCGCGGCCGGTGTAGAACGTGTCGAAGCCCTCGAACGAAGGAAGGCGGGGCGCCTGGATGTTGCCTGTGGCGCCGTCGATCCGGATGCTCAAACGGATTTCCTCGCCCACGTGAGCGGAGCGCTTGTCAAACGTGGACGTGACCTGAATGTCTTCGGCGAAAGCCAGACCGCCCGCAATGATGCAGGCTGCCAGCATCCCCCCCAAAATTTTTTTCATAAGCCCGTCGGTCTTAAGGTAGATGGATGAGGTCCGGATAAATGGGGGGTATTATAGCATGATTTCAAACAAGGAGTGAACGGAACTTCTTTTCTTTTTAAGGACTTCCATCAATTCGTCGAAGGCCCGCGCATCCCGGACTTTGGCACGGAGAACCAGCCCCTCATCCTCGAAATAAGGCGGCGGTTCCAGCTTCAGGCCCGGATACGCGCGCTCAATTTCCCGAGCGGCCGGGTCGAATTTGCCGCGGCAGTCCGCCAGCCTCGGGAAACGCAATTCCTTGATCGCCTGGAAGAGATTTTCGCCTGCGGCCCGCAAGTCGTTCTTGGGACCGGCTAAGGCCTTTTGCAGCGCCGGTTCCTGCCAGTAAACCTCGAGCCCCTTCTTCCCGCTTTTCAGCAGGTCGGCCAGCCATTCCAGGGCCTGGGTCATTTGGCCGGAGGTCCAGCGCAGGGACTCCCCTGTTAACTTCACGAACGCTTTTTGATCCGCGGGAGAGAACCGGAGGAAAGACGAAACGCCGCGGAAAGGAATTTTACCGGCGCTCACCGCTTCGAGGATCGCGGGATCGAGGCCGGCAAGCGCTTTGGCTTCGGCGAGCACGGGATCGCCGGATTCAATGCCGAGCGCGGGCAGGACTTCGGCGCGCACCGCGTCTTCGGTGAATCCAAAATCCCGCAGCGCGCGGAGAACGGCGCAGCCGCGGTCAAGGTCCGAGAGATTCTGGTTCCAGTTGGAAAGGACGGCCAGAAGATAAAGCTCCTGCGGCGCCAGATCTTCTTCCACGAGCATCGCAGAAACCTGCCGGACGTTTGCCTTGCGCGCCGCGGCCAGGCGTTTATGGCCGGCGATCACATGCCCGGATGCCGCGTGCAGGACGATCGGATACAGCACTCCGTGCCGGGCAATCGAAGCCTCGAGGCCGGGATCGTCCGTGCTGAAACGCAGGCCATAAGGAAAATCCCGAGGCAGGGCCGCAACTTCCACGGGGGTCAAAGCGTTTCTTTCCATTCCTGCTCCAGCCGGGAAGTGGAGATGCGAAGGACTTCGCGAAGCGCTTCATCGCTGTTCTTGCCTTTCGCCATTTCTTCCAGGACTTGTTTGACGCGGAACATGCCGTAGCGGTTGATGAGGTAGCTGACGACTTGAAAAGACTGTTCGTAGAAAAGGTTGATCGCGACCGGGTCCTGCAGGGACAGCGCGCCGCCGTGCGAGAGCAGCTGGTCCATGGGAATGAGCTTGCCGCCGTGGGCCGCGGACTTGAACATGAGAAGCGGATTTTTCTGCACCTTGTCTTCCTCGAATTCGGCAAGCCCCTCGTTGATCCAGGCCGGCGCGCGCGACTGGCTGATGTCCGCCACGAAGGCGTGGGTCATTTCATGCGCGGTCAGCGCCTTCAGCTCCTTGGGGCTGAAGCCTTTCTTGTACGCGGGCATGCGGATCTTTCCGTCGTAGACGCCGGCGGCCCAGTGCGGGAGCTTGGTCAGGTTTTTGAATTCGTCTTCGTCGTACATGAGCACCACGACCTTGTGTTTGAAGTAGTAGCCGAAATCTTTGGAAAGGTCCTCGTACGTCGTCCGCAGAAGCTCGCGCACCTGGAAGCCGTCGTAGGCGTCTTCTTCCCCGTGGTATTTAATGATGAAATGCCGCTCATTGTAGGACGACATGTCCTTTTCCACGAGCGTCTCATCGCGCAGCTTCTCGAGCTTTTTCTTCAGCGTATCCCGCGGCTGCAGCTCGAAGGCCTTCTGGTATTCCTTTTTGGCCTCCGGCAGCTTCTGCTGGAAATAATGGATGTCCCCCATCAGTTCGTAAGCCAGCGCGTTGTTGGGGTCGTATTTAAGCGAGTCTTCGAACGCGGTAAGCGCCATGTCATATTCGTGGCGCTCGTAAAGCTCGACGCCCTGGTTGTAGAGCTCGATCGCCAGCGGCGTTTGCGGCAGCTTCGCGTCCTTCGGGTCTTTCAGGAAAAAGCCGAGCAGTTCCACGCGCTGGCGTTTTTCGAGCGCCGTCTGCGCGGCGGACTTTTTTTCCACGGCTTCCAGGCGCGGCAGGGCGATCAACAGCCCGGCGGCAAGGGCGCCCAGGGCGGCCGCCGGCAGGCGGCGGGAAATCTTCATGAAGCGGCGCTCCACTTTCTCGCCATTTCGATTCTCCGCGGAATCGAGGGATGATCGTAGAAAAACCATTCGTACACCGGGTGCGGGCTTGTGTCCGCGAGATTCACCCGGCCGAGTTTCTCCATGCAGGAAATGAAAGTGTCCACAGACTTCACCGCCTCGAGCGCGAAACGGTCCGCCGCGCGTTCCAGGGAGCGTGAAAAAACGCTCTGCACCGGCGTGAGCAGGGTTCCCGCAATCGTGAAGATCAGGAAAAGAAGCGGCAGGGCCAGGAGGTCCCCGGCGCCGTCAAAGCCCAGCGCGCGCGACGACGCTTCCAGCGTGTGGAAGGCCAGATAAAAAATCGCGAGCGAGCTCACGCTCCCAAGCGCCACCTGCTTGAGGATGTCCCTGTGCTTGTAATGGCCCAGCTCATGCGCCACGACAATCTCGATTTCTTCCGGGGAAAAATGCTCGATCAGCGTGTCGCTTAGGACCACGCGCTTGCCTTTTCCCATGCCCATGAAGGCCGCGTTCGCCTTTTTCGTGGTCTTGCTCAGATTCAGAGAATACAGGTTTTCGATCGGCAG
The Verrucomicrobiia bacterium genome window above contains:
- a CDS encoding ParB N-terminal domain-containing protein; this translates as MERNALTPVEVAALPRDFPYGLRFSTDDPGLEASIARHGVLYPIVLHAASGHVIAGHKRLAAARKANVRQVSAMLVEEDLAPQELYLLAVLSNWNQNLSDLDRGCAVLRALRDFGFTEDAVRAEVLPALGIESGDPVLAEAKALAGLDPAILEAVSAGKIPFRGVSSFLRFSPADQKAFVKLTGESLRWTSGQMTQALEWLADLLKSGKKGLEVYWQEPALQKALAGPKNDLRAAGENLFQAIKELRFPRLADCRGKFDPAAREIERAYPGLKLEPPPYFEDEGLVLRAKVRDARAFDELMEVLKKKRSSVHSLFEIML
- a CDS encoding tetratricopeptide repeat protein, with amino-acid sequence MPLNAPRLFKALAVLAFVLGARALPAAAMASDDVMLFERANEAFRQNHFKEAADMYRKLQHQYPTAAVFSYDLGNSLFKDGDLGGAILAYERAKLKAPRDPDVRHNLDYANSLLEYHVDDKRNWYVKAGEEVLNYFREKETNLLLFAAAFLFLSSWIFSLNYRRGEPWGWFRKTLLAFLSVGLVLAGGKSVETHMMRDAIVTAKEAEVRFGPSLDSQVSFRLGQGLKAYVVDTRKDWSRVLLVNLESGWVQNKDIEEVSKLS
- a CDS encoding M48 family metallopeptidase gives rise to the protein MDESRGNAESLKGQARDAKSYQRIKENLTLIHLVWSPLLLALVAFTPVTRWLAGAASGFTANRYGEAALYYLFLSLVFFLANLPLAYYSEFTIEHRYGLSNQTFGGWVGFTIKKTVLTTLLSVALVTGLYVFIWKFPAAWWVLGWAAYVVLSVVIGKVFPVLIVPLFYKYDRVQDQALRGRILALTDRYGLPIENLYSLNLSKTTKKANAAFMGMGKGKRVVLSDTLIEHFSPEEIEIVVAHELGHYKHRDILKQVALGSVSSLAIFYLAFHTLEASSRALGFDGAGDLLALPLLFLIFTIAGTLLTPVQSVFSRSLERAADRFALEAVKSVDTFISCMEKLGRVNLADTSPHPVYEWFFYDHPSIPRRIEMARKWSAAS
- a CDS encoding BatD family protein; the encoded protein is MKKILGGMLAACIIAGGLAFAEDIQVTSTFDKRSAHVGEEIRLSIRIDGATGNIQAPRLPSFEGFDTFYTGRASHITFVNGRSSSTVEFSYVLVPRTAGNFTLNPIDVTVQGRVFRTEPITIDVSQGQAPPQMGAQNNPMLQPLNAPPPSAPRSAPVSNAGPQAPIQPPTPTTEGADDNIFVQAWVDKNSVYPNQQVLLTYSLYTRYDTRYEGFEQEPEISGFWIEEFPMEREVERETVTVNGKRYVKADIRKIALFPTSAADYTVKPGVIRASIRQQPQQTSIFDDFFDDSFFSGGSFFARRENRLLTPQPIQIKVKPLPEQGKPASFSGAVGDFKMTATLDKTSVQQNEPVTMTLVLEGQGNLETMNRPNLPEFPDFKVYDGDASTQLYKSGVVIGGKKTFEVVFIPKKAGSMTIPPVEFSFFNPQAQRYVPLKTPEFKLDVKPSDKPFEIPRELSKQDVFKKDVKAEGQDIRYIHERLPDERTETIVSGLYYLMLGLDILMAAWLILTFLQHRTERIYEKDNALRRRRQAKSQALSKAGKLRPLMNDAKDETGRVFFQEADKVLTQYLADKFNLSALGGTRMEVERELAKRLGTQDPLYKEIMDLYNIFDESRFGMVKVDKEIKHRALDVIRKSVQRMEKICR
- a CDS encoding tetratricopeptide repeat protein, which codes for MKISRRLPAAALGALAAGLLIALPRLEAVEKKSAAQTALEKRQRVELLGFFLKDPKDAKLPQTPLAIELYNQGVELYERHEYDMALTAFEDSLKYDPNNALAYELMGDIHYFQQKLPEAKKEYQKAFELQPRDTLKKKLEKLRDETLVEKDMSSYNERHFIIKYHGEEDAYDGFQVRELLRTTYEDLSKDFGYYFKHKVVVLMYDEDEFKNLTKLPHWAAGVYDGKIRMPAYKKGFSPKELKALTAHEMTHAFVADISQSRAPAWINEGLAEFEEDKVQKNPLLMFKSAAHGGKLIPMDQLLSHGGALSLQDPVAINLFYEQSFQVVSYLINRYGMFRVKQVLEEMAKGKNSDEALREVLRISTSRLEQEWKETL